ATAGTTAAAAACAAGGGTTATGAAGGTAATGAGGTATCCAATGGTAAATAGTTTCCTTTTgggggtataacaataattatcacTATTTTTAATAtgcctttttaattatttaaaattattaattattgtgacttaATTTTTTATGCTGTTTTTAAATATAGATTTCATTTCCGAAAGCTTAAGATTTTATATCTATATTCATGATCAGAAATtagaattttaaagttttaactctCGAAATTCAAGTGATGCCACATAAAATTGGGACAAAGGGAGTATTAAAGTTGAGAAGGTTGGAGCGTCACTGGCTTCACCCTTCTCAATCTAACGTGACTAGAAAAGTATTTTAAAGACTTTAttgtaattgttgatagagtaCAGCttagttttcttttttaatgCTACAAATGATagttttgaaattttggtgTTACAATGGATAAAGTTTAGTAATTATATGTGAAATTAACGTGCAGGTATTGTCATCGACTTATTTTGCACCTCTATGATAGACGTGGCCAATGAATTCGAGCTACCAACCTATGTTTTCTACACCTCTGGTGCAGCTCCTCTTGGTCTTCAGTTCCATATACAGAGCCTTAGTGATGAATTTGGAATAGATATTACTAATTACAAAGATGACCCTGAAGCAGAACTTTCTATCTCAACATATTTCAATCAATTTCCTGCAAAATGTTTGCCCTCTTTCTCGTTAGACAAGGAAGGAGGTTCTACCATGTTTCTTGATCTTACAAGAAGGTTTCGAGAAGCCAAAGGTATTATGATAAATACCTTTCTTGAACTTGATTCTCACGCGATAAACTCCCTCTCACGAGACAAGAATATACCACCGGTGTACCCTGTGGGACCGATGTTGAACCTTAATAATGTTCAAGGTGACAACTTGAGTTCCTCAGACCAGAATATTATGAAATGGTTAGATGATCAACCCCCTTCATCTGTAGTTTTCCTCTGTTTTGGTAGCGGAGGAAGTTTTACGATAGAGCAAGTTAAGGAAATAACATATTCTCTCGAGAATAGTGGGTGTCGGTTTTTGTGGTCATTGAGACAACCACCACAGAAAAATGCAACACTTCCAGGTGactatgaaaattttgaagtaGTATTGCCAGAAGGGTTCTTGCAAAGAACACAAGGGATTGGAAAGGTattgttgtttttctttcttttcttttttttcatatggCGTCAGGTCCGGATCCATATTCAAACCTCGAACCTGAAACTTTTGGTTAAGACTGGAGGGGtactttctattttattttattttgctcCAAATTCCTATAAAATCAGTTGAGAGATTTAAGAGTTCTCCGAACTTCTATTCAAGTATACATTACAAGATTTCTGGATGATGCATTGTATTATAGGAGTACGTTGTCTCTCGTTATCTAGATATAAAATCTACTCTGAAGACAGCCTTTCATAGtatactattattttttcacaTTGTAACttcattttatcttttattaccAATCATAACATCTTATTATTTCCATCTCTACTATTTTTCAACAGGTGATAGGATGGGCACCTCAGTTGGCAATTTTATCTCACAAAGCAGTGGGAGGTTTTGTGTCGCACTGTGGATGGAATTCAACTTTGGAAAGCATCTATTTTGGAGTGCCAATGGCTACTTGGCCAATGTACGCAGAGCAGCAAGCAAATGCATTTCAATTGGTTAAGGATTTGGAAATGGCAGTCGAGATTAAGATGGATTACAGGAAGGAACCGAAAGGAACGATGGGCCAAGAGGTTATAGTGAAAGCAGAGGAGATTGAGAAAGCAATAAGGGAACTTATGGACCCCGAAAATAAAATCCGGATGAAAGCGAAGGAGATGAAGGAGAAGAGCAGAGCAGCAACCATGGAAGGTGGCTCTTCTTACACTTCTATTGGAGGTTTCATCCAGAGTATCATGGAGAATACTCAATGATTAGCCGTCTGTATCTGGCAAATAGCATTGATTCTATGGCAGTATACCTTCTCATGTACTTCGATTATCGCACTGTTTTGGTGTAGTTACTATTCGTTTTTTCAGAATGTTTTGCCATGCTTTCTATAGTGTTTTACCATGACCCCTTCACTTCAGTTATTTCCTTTTCGATCTATTCTGCTATGCTTTTCCTTGAGCCAAGAGTC
This sequence is a window from Solanum dulcamara chromosome 10, daSolDulc1.2, whole genome shotgun sequence. Protein-coding genes within it:
- the LOC129870199 gene encoding UDP-glucose flavonoid 3-O-glucosyltransferase 6-like; translated protein: MTKATHSLATTYFLHILVLYISQSQGSSFSYQYYTPNPQSPLSFKFQTISKAKKMTSTKNIELIFIPSPGIGHLVATVEMAKLLITREKNMSITVLIIPSPHDNKLPSYIQSLSNFSSSLKFIQLPQDDTVLQLLKSNLFTSFIPAHKPAVRDVVAEILKSQSNITLAGIVIDLFCTSMIDVANEFELPTYVFYTSGAAPLGLQFHIQSLSDEFGIDITNYKDDPEAELSISTYFNQFPAKCLPSFSLDKEGGSTMFLDLTRRFREAKGIMINTFLELDSHAINSLSRDKNIPPVYPVGPMLNLNNVQGDNLSSSDQNIMKWLDDQPPSSVVFLCFGSGGSFTIEQVKEITYSLENSGCRFLWSLRQPPQKNATLPGDYENFEVVLPEGFLQRTQGIGKVIGWAPQLAILSHKAVGGFVSHCGWNSTLESIYFGVPMATWPMYAEQQANAFQLVKDLEMAVEIKMDYRKEPKGTMGQEVIVKAEEIEKAIRELMDPENKIRMKAKEMKEKSRAATMEGGSSYTSIGGFIQSIMENTQ